The following proteins come from a genomic window of Natronosalvus vescus:
- a CDS encoding acyl-CoA thioesterase codes for MTDLLETLIENREMVQPTHANNLETTHGGNVMLWMDEIGAMSAMRFSGETCVTARVDRMNFERPIQVGDVAFISAYVYDAGRTSAKVRLRTYREDLRTGDREKTTESVFTFVAIDEDRKPTPVPELTVSTDRGEQLRQEALAYDSDDR; via the coding sequence ATGACCGACCTGCTCGAGACACTGATCGAAAACCGCGAGATGGTACAGCCGACTCACGCGAACAACCTCGAGACGACCCACGGTGGCAACGTCATGCTCTGGATGGACGAGATTGGGGCGATGTCAGCGATGCGCTTTTCCGGGGAAACCTGCGTGACCGCACGGGTCGATCGGATGAATTTCGAGCGGCCGATTCAGGTGGGCGACGTGGCGTTCATCTCGGCGTACGTCTACGACGCAGGCCGAACGAGCGCGAAAGTGCGCCTTCGCACGTACCGCGAGGATCTACGAACGGGTGACCGGGAGAAGACGACCGAGTCGGTGTTCACGTTCGTTGCGATAGACGAAGACCGCAAGCCAACGCCGGTGCCGGAGCTGACGGTGAGCACGGATCGCGGCGAGCAGTTGCGACAGGAGGCGCTCGCGTACGATTCCGACGACCGGTGA
- a CDS encoding S66 family peptidase — protein MTTTTSEFVIPPPLERGDRIAVVAPASNPAPEVPHVYELGLERLRTVFDLEPIEFPTASMENEELFEQPAARARDVVDAFEDPEIRGVIAVIGGNDQIRMLRHLEPEVLRANPTRFFGYSDNTNLALYLWNLGIISFYGPSVMSELAMDGSLFEHTIEYTERAFFEESIGQLEPAERFTDQAGNWDDPAALEEPRETEPSPDWHWSGGSTRISGRVWGGCLEILDQQFLADRYLPEPTTLEGTVLALETSEEIPDPEWVAGVLRALGERGLLERFSGVLVGRPPARSHREDRPSEWRRQYRRRQREAISDAFGVYNPEAPVVQGIEFGHTWPTVPIPIGGRLTIDPETETVRFA, from the coding sequence ATGACCACGACCACATCCGAGTTCGTCATTCCGCCGCCGCTCGAGCGTGGCGACCGAATCGCCGTCGTCGCCCCGGCATCGAACCCCGCCCCGGAGGTGCCCCACGTCTACGAACTGGGGCTCGAGCGCCTGCGAACCGTATTCGACCTCGAGCCAATCGAGTTCCCGACGGCCTCGATGGAGAACGAGGAACTCTTCGAACAGCCGGCGGCTCGAGCCCGCGACGTCGTGGACGCCTTCGAAGACCCGGAGATTCGGGGTGTGATCGCCGTCATCGGTGGCAACGACCAGATTCGGATGCTCAGACACCTCGAGCCTGAGGTGCTTCGGGCGAACCCGACTCGGTTTTTTGGCTACAGCGACAACACCAACCTCGCGCTGTACCTGTGGAATCTCGGCATCATCTCCTTTTACGGCCCGTCGGTGATGAGCGAACTTGCGATGGACGGCTCGCTGTTCGAGCACACCATCGAGTACACCGAACGAGCGTTCTTCGAGGAGTCGATCGGCCAGCTCGAGCCAGCCGAGCGCTTCACCGATCAGGCGGGGAACTGGGACGATCCGGCCGCTCTCGAGGAACCTCGGGAGACGGAACCGAGCCCCGACTGGCACTGGTCGGGCGGTTCAACGCGCATTTCAGGGCGCGTCTGGGGTGGCTGTCTCGAAATTCTCGATCAGCAGTTCCTGGCCGATCGCTACCTCCCTGAGCCGACAACCCTCGAGGGGACGGTACTCGCACTCGAGACCTCAGAAGAGATTCCCGACCCGGAGTGGGTCGCCGGCGTCCTCCGTGCACTGGGCGAGCGCGGTCTCCTCGAGCGATTTTCGGGCGTGCTGGTCGGCCGGCCGCCGGCACGCTCACACCGCGAGGATCGACCCAGCGAGTGGCGCAGGCAGTATCGTCGTCGCCAGCGGGAGGCGATCAGCGACGCGTTCGGGGTGTACAATCCCGAGGCCCCGGTCGTGCAGGGGATCGAGTTCGGCCACACCTGGCCGACGGTGCCGATCCCGATCGGTGGCCGATTGACGATCGACCCGGAGACGGAAACGGTTCGGTTCGCGTGA
- a CDS encoding HAD-IIA family hydrolase has translation MTSYDAVILDVDGTIVRGERLIPGAVEGLTAIGDADCDRLLFSNNPTRGAAHYGERLSVHDIAVDPHYVLTSATVSAEYLSRTHPDDAVFLVGERRLRNVLEGASLTVTDDPEAADVVLGSIDRDLSYDDLQRALVALEAADAFYGTDPDVTIPTEGGMSPGSGAIIASLEAIAGQSVDAILGKPSSIAADAALERLGSEPERTLIVGDRLNTDVELGRRAGMGTALVTTGVMGRDDLADVEEEPTYVLDSLAELEGVLAGGR, from the coding sequence ATGACGAGCTACGACGCAGTCATCCTCGACGTCGACGGCACTATCGTCCGTGGCGAACGGCTCATTCCTGGTGCCGTCGAGGGATTGACAGCGATAGGGGACGCTGACTGTGATCGACTGCTGTTTTCGAACAATCCAACCCGCGGGGCGGCCCACTACGGCGAGCGGCTATCCGTGCACGACATCGCGGTCGACCCTCACTACGTCCTCACCTCCGCAACCGTCTCCGCCGAGTATCTCTCCCGCACTCATCCCGACGACGCGGTGTTTCTGGTCGGCGAGCGTCGGCTTCGAAATGTGCTCGAGGGTGCCTCGCTCACGGTTACCGACGACCCCGAAGCCGCCGACGTCGTCCTCGGGTCGATCGACCGCGACCTGTCCTACGACGACCTCCAGCGAGCGCTCGTCGCGCTCGAGGCCGCCGACGCCTTCTACGGCACCGATCCGGACGTGACGATCCCCACCGAGGGCGGGATGAGTCCCGGGTCGGGGGCGATAATCGCGTCGCTCGAGGCGATCGCCGGCCAGTCGGTCGATGCAATCCTCGGCAAACCGTCTTCGATCGCCGCCGACGCCGCCCTCGAGCGCCTCGGGAGCGAGCCCGAACGGACGCTGATCGTCGGCGATCGGCTGAACACGGACGTCGAACTCGGCCGGCGGGCGGGGATGGGTACCGCGCTCGTGACGACGGGTGTGATGGGGCGAGACGACCTCGCCGATGTTGAAGAAGAACCGACGTACGTGCTCGATTCGTTGGCCGAACTCGAGGGCGTCCTTGCTGGAGGGCGGTAG
- a CDS encoding class I SAM-dependent methyltransferase, whose protein sequence is MSGFHTFPTDRADALEDPGRYRFCSREELLAMLDLEADSETRVADLGSGTGFYTDDVAPFAGTCYAVDVQAAMHGFYREKGLPENVDCVTAGIDSLPFDDDHLDAAYSTMTHHEYADPTIQDLEAGDSAALETFEDAALTELARVLRPGGRLAIVDWSADGDGEDGPSTDERFSLADVRNGLESAGFEILEARNRPETVAVAARMPGE, encoded by the coding sequence ATGTCGGGGTTTCACACGTTCCCGACCGACCGTGCCGACGCACTCGAGGATCCCGGTCGGTACCGGTTCTGCTCGCGCGAAGAACTGCTGGCCATGCTCGACCTCGAGGCTGACAGCGAGACGAGGGTCGCGGATCTCGGCTCCGGTACCGGTTTTTACACCGACGACGTAGCCCCCTTCGCGGGCACCTGTTACGCCGTCGACGTGCAGGCGGCGATGCACGGGTTCTACCGCGAAAAGGGGCTGCCCGAGAACGTCGACTGCGTGACTGCTGGAATCGACTCGCTCCCGTTCGACGACGACCACCTCGACGCCGCGTACTCCACGATGACCCACCACGAGTACGCCGATCCGACGATCCAGGATCTCGAGGCAGGAGATTCGGCGGCTCTCGAGACCTTCGAAGACGCCGCGCTCACCGAACTCGCTCGCGTGCTCCGCCCCGGCGGCCGCCTGGCGATCGTCGACTGGTCGGCCGATGGAGACGGCGAGGACGGCCCCTCGACGGACGAACGGTTCTCCCTCGCGGACGTCCGAAATGGCCTCGAGTCCGCCGGCTTCGAGATTCTCGAGGCGAGAAACCGACCGGAGACCGTCGCGGTGGCGGCTCGAATGCCCGGCGAGTGA
- a CDS encoding LLM class flavin-dependent oxidoreductase, whose amino-acid sequence MQLGTGLFTCQRRPDDDRSMSDLYDEVLELGRTIDDAGLDSAWVSEHHFAEDGYLSATMPTLGALAAATDDVEIGTCIALAPLYDGVRLAEDAATVDLLSGGRLTLGLAIGSNPREFDAFGVPREERVDRLEEQVELCRAAWSDGPLGYDADFHDVSPDVTVTPKPEDSIAIMLGGKAKPAVRRAARTADAWCAPSSLSLRGLEKRVEDIRSVRRSEGIDGDFTIYLIKHGFVGDSREAAWETMREGYLYIQRRYAEIFSGEPVDELSANRKRELKDQAIFGTPEQVIDELETYREALGNDIHMIFRTYHPGTDTDAMRTCIERLGNEVAPEVQ is encoded by the coding sequence ATGCAACTGGGCACCGGCCTGTTCACCTGCCAGCGACGACCCGACGACGATCGGTCGATGAGCGACCTCTACGACGAAGTGCTCGAGCTGGGGCGGACGATCGACGACGCCGGCCTCGACAGCGCCTGGGTCTCCGAACACCACTTCGCCGAGGACGGCTACCTCTCGGCGACGATGCCCACGCTGGGGGCGCTCGCAGCGGCCACCGACGACGTCGAAATCGGCACCTGCATCGCCCTCGCGCCGCTGTACGACGGCGTTCGACTCGCCGAGGACGCGGCGACGGTCGACCTCCTCTCTGGCGGTCGGCTGACCCTCGGCCTCGCCATCGGCTCGAACCCTCGAGAGTTCGACGCCTTCGGCGTTCCCCGCGAGGAACGGGTCGACCGCCTCGAGGAACAGGTCGAACTCTGCCGGGCGGCCTGGAGCGACGGGCCACTTGGATACGACGCCGACTTCCACGACGTCTCCCCGGACGTCACCGTCACGCCCAAACCCGAGGACTCGATCGCGATCATGCTCGGCGGCAAGGCGAAACCGGCCGTCCGTCGCGCCGCCCGCACCGCCGACGCCTGGTGTGCGCCCTCCTCGCTCTCGCTTCGCGGGCTCGAGAAACGCGTCGAGGACATCCGCTCGGTTCGAAGATCGGAGGGGATCGACGGCGACTTCACCATCTACCTGATCAAACACGGCTTCGTCGGCGACTCCCGCGAGGCCGCCTGGGAGACGATGCGCGAGGGCTATCTCTACATTCAGCGCCGCTACGCCGAGATATTCTCCGGCGAACCCGTCGACGAACTGTCGGCCAACCGCAAACGGGAACTCAAAGACCAGGCGATCTTCGGCACGCCCGAGCAGGTAATCGACGAACTCGAGACCTACCGAGAGGCCCTCGGTAACGACATCCACATGATCTTTCGCACCTACCACCCCGGCACCGACACCGACGCGATGCGGACGTGTATCGAACGCCTCGGCAACGAGGTCGCCCCGGAGGTTCAGTAA
- a CDS encoding DUF99 family protein, producing MNVQRGTRALGVAESYRPDADHSTLAGAVVRADRVLDGAAFDRCTVGELDATERICSLVASLERPDVRVLFVGAVAPAWYNLLDLEELADRTGLPVLAVTFEASEGLEDGLREAFSGAELETRLERYAALPRRHPVDLDDKAGKDDGPTENETVYVRAVGLEPEVAASVVRAFTPEGGRPEPIRVARVLARASDVSGTIDANPS from the coding sequence ATGAACGTCCAGCGCGGGACACGAGCCCTCGGGGTGGCCGAATCGTACCGTCCGGATGCCGACCACAGCACGCTTGCAGGCGCGGTCGTCAGGGCCGATCGCGTCCTCGACGGTGCGGCCTTCGATCGCTGCACCGTCGGCGAACTCGACGCCACCGAGCGCATCTGCTCGCTGGTGGCGTCCCTCGAGCGCCCCGACGTTCGCGTGCTGTTCGTCGGGGCGGTCGCCCCGGCTTGGTACAACCTGCTCGACCTCGAGGAACTCGCCGACCGGACGGGTCTCCCCGTCCTCGCGGTCACGTTCGAAGCGAGTGAAGGGCTCGAAGATGGACTCCGCGAGGCGTTTTCCGGGGCCGAACTCGAGACGCGGCTCGAGCGATACGCCGCGTTGCCGAGGCGACACCCGGTCGACCTGGATGACAAGGCGGGAAAAGACGACGGGCCGACTGAAAACGAGACGGTCTACGTCCGAGCCGTCGGCCTCGAGCCGGAGGTGGCTGCCAGCGTCGTCCGGGCGTTCACCCCCGAAGGCGGCCGTCCGGAGCCGATCCGGGTTGCTCGCGTACTCGCTCGAGCGAGTGACGTGTCCGGAACCATCGACGCGAACCCGAGCTAA
- a CDS encoding DUF5786 family protein, producing MGFGSYDESEQRDVDADFDDEDAVQSDETNHQGSIEFENGASSSELLDRLKEIKDDG from the coding sequence ATGGGATTCGGCAGCTACGACGAATCCGAACAACGAGACGTAGACGCTGATTTTGACGATGAAGACGCGGTGCAGTCAGATGAAACCAACCACCAGGGCAGTATCGAATTCGAGAACGGAGCCTCGAGTTCTGAGTTGCTCGATCGGCTCAAGGAGATCAAAGACGACGGGTGA
- a CDS encoding MBL fold metallo-hydrolase → MAVHHVTEDAETFTCNAFLVTGDRPTLVDAGAMDGVADAVREHTNDLEAVVLTHQHGDHVAELEAVVDAFDPEVYAFADHPLRTHAIEDGDEVQIGDESFAVIHTPGHADDHVSLVSETAVFSGDVVVHNDGAFDYGSFGRTDMAGQSRETLIESIERLLERLPKGVEHLYAGHGDVFHGDVRDVIETALERAEKREPKYPDE, encoded by the coding sequence ATGGCGGTTCACCACGTCACCGAAGACGCCGAAACGTTCACCTGCAACGCGTTTCTGGTCACCGGCGACCGACCGACGCTCGTCGACGCCGGCGCGATGGACGGCGTCGCCGACGCCGTTCGCGAGCACACGAACGATCTCGAGGCGGTCGTCCTGACCCACCAGCACGGCGACCACGTCGCCGAACTCGAGGCCGTCGTCGACGCGTTCGATCCCGAAGTGTACGCGTTCGCCGACCACCCCCTGCGAACCCACGCCATCGAAGACGGCGACGAGGTGCAGATCGGGGACGAGTCGTTCGCGGTGATCCACACGCCGGGTCACGCCGACGATCACGTTTCGCTCGTCTCCGAGACGGCGGTGTTCAGCGGGGACGTCGTCGTCCACAACGACGGCGCGTTCGACTACGGTAGCTTTGGACGGACGGACATGGCCGGTCAGTCCCGGGAGACGCTGATCGAGAGCATCGAACGGTTGCTCGAGCGCCTTCCTAAGGGCGTCGAGCACCTGTATGCTGGTCACGGGGATGTCTTTCACGGCGACGTTCGAGACGTGATCGAGACGGCGCTCGAGCGAGCAGAAAAGCGGGAGCCGAAGTATCCGGACGAGTAA
- a CDS encoding 50S ribosomal protein L40e, whose translation MASFDAAEKRTLEKMICMRCNARNSPRAKKCRKCGYKNLRPKAKEARAA comes from the coding sequence ATGGCCAGTTTCGACGCCGCGGAAAAACGAACGCTCGAGAAGATGATCTGCATGCGCTGTAACGCTCGCAACTCCCCGCGAGCGAAGAAGTGCCGCAAGTGCGGCTACAAGAACCTCCGCCCAAAGGCGAAGGAAGCCCGCGCAGCCTGA
- a CDS encoding DUF367 family protein has product MECHVYYEGDDDPKKCTARRLERFDRAILHRSMSQVPYGVVLNPHAEQALSPADTDDALDTIVALDCSWESAEEAAFSMPGIHRALPFLVAANPVNYGRPFQLTTAEALASALCIFGEQEAAADLLEPFRWGETFLTLNEEPLRRYADCADSGEVVAVQDDYLADE; this is encoded by the coding sequence GTGGAGTGCCACGTCTACTACGAGGGCGACGACGACCCGAAAAAGTGCACCGCGCGTCGCCTCGAGCGCTTCGACCGGGCAATCCTTCACCGGTCGATGAGCCAGGTTCCCTACGGCGTCGTGCTCAACCCCCACGCCGAGCAGGCGCTGTCGCCCGCCGACACCGACGACGCCCTCGACACAATCGTGGCCCTCGATTGCTCCTGGGAATCCGCCGAAGAGGCGGCGTTTTCGATGCCCGGAATCCATCGTGCGTTGCCATTTCTCGTCGCCGCTAACCCCGTCAACTACGGGCGACCGTTTCAACTGACGACTGCGGAGGCGCTGGCATCAGCCCTCTGTATTTTCGGGGAACAAGAGGCGGCAGCCGACCTTCTCGAGCCGTTTCGCTGGGGGGAAACCTTCCTGACGCTCAACGAGGAACCGCTCAGGCGGTACGCCGACTGTGCGGACTCGGGCGAGGTCGTCGCCGTCCAGGACGACTACCTCGCCGACGAGTGA
- a CDS encoding ABC transporter substrate-binding protein, translating into MGTHNTSRRTVLKGAGAAGVAGLAGCLGGGDDDGNGDVDGADELGEQFPEIHFLVPTAGVNAFRNELATMVAENWEEIGFEVNLEELEFGAHVDQAVVQQDFDASLLGWGGTPERIDPHTFIFDMHHSSTTGEGGRNTPGYENPEYDELAELQVTQVDEDERQQTVYEAQEIIARDQPRTYVANEGGFHPYASSRVENVEAGLGEGFNSFWNMISVTPTESDTVRFGYPSEIISLNPMQDLATPDRQFVRLIYDQLYRIGPDGMPTPWLAVDEPEIEDDGMVYTVEVRDDMTFHDGEDLTIDDVEFTYEMYADSPTYGSLVENISEIDTSGNEITFHLDEPFAPFTANVLGQVYIFPEHIWGDVEPDDLADFEDENWVGSGPFQFQDWERQEELQLSAFDDHFETPNADTFIRIPGADVSQLVGDLEAGQLDMLGAVPQPAAIERVRDDDDLDMEEFAAVGYAKIAYNMRRDHLDDVNVRRALSYGVPKEDWVELVRDGMGTVTHTTISEAVEFWHNPDVEQFDEDLDAARAELAEGGYGWDDDGMLHYGADQ; encoded by the coding sequence ATGGGAACACATAACACATCACGCAGAACGGTGCTCAAGGGTGCGGGGGCGGCTGGGGTAGCAGGCCTCGCAGGGTGTCTCGGTGGCGGTGACGACGACGGCAACGGAGACGTCGACGGTGCCGACGAACTCGGCGAACAATTTCCAGAGATTCACTTCCTCGTACCGACTGCAGGCGTGAACGCGTTCCGGAACGAACTCGCCACGATGGTCGCGGAGAACTGGGAAGAAATTGGCTTCGAGGTCAATCTCGAGGAGCTCGAGTTCGGTGCGCACGTCGATCAGGCAGTCGTCCAGCAGGACTTCGACGCATCGCTCCTCGGCTGGGGTGGAACGCCGGAACGGATCGACCCGCACACGTTCATCTTCGACATGCACCACTCCTCGACGACGGGGGAAGGTGGGCGGAACACGCCGGGCTACGAAAACCCGGAGTACGACGAACTCGCGGAACTGCAGGTGACGCAGGTCGACGAAGACGAACGACAGCAGACGGTGTACGAGGCGCAGGAGATCATCGCTCGCGATCAACCGCGTACTTACGTCGCGAACGAAGGCGGCTTCCACCCGTACGCCAGCTCGCGCGTCGAGAACGTCGAGGCGGGGCTCGGTGAAGGGTTCAACTCGTTCTGGAATATGATTTCGGTCACGCCAACCGAAAGCGATACGGTTCGCTTTGGCTACCCCTCCGAAATTATCTCGCTGAACCCGATGCAGGATCTGGCGACGCCGGACAGGCAGTTCGTCCGCCTCATTTACGATCAACTGTACCGGATCGGCCCGGACGGGATGCCGACGCCGTGGCTTGCCGTCGACGAGCCCGAAATCGAAGACGACGGGATGGTTTACACCGTCGAGGTGCGCGACGACATGACGTTCCACGACGGCGAGGATCTCACGATCGACGACGTCGAGTTCACGTACGAGATGTACGCCGACTCGCCGACGTACGGCTCGCTCGTGGAGAACATCTCGGAGATTGACACCTCCGGAAACGAGATTACCTTCCATCTCGATGAACCGTTTGCCCCGTTTACGGCGAACGTTCTCGGCCAGGTGTACATCTTCCCCGAACACATCTGGGGCGACGTCGAACCGGACGATCTCGCGGACTTCGAGGACGAGAACTGGGTCGGCAGCGGTCCGTTCCAGTTCCAGGACTGGGAGCGCCAAGAGGAACTCCAGCTCTCGGCGTTCGACGACCACTTCGAGACGCCGAACGCGGATACCTTCATCCGTATCCCCGGTGCGGACGTCTCACAGCTCGTGGGCGACCTCGAGGCCGGCCAGCTGGATATGCTCGGTGCGGTTCCACAGCCAGCGGCTATCGAGCGCGTGCGAGACGACGACGACCTCGATATGGAGGAGTTCGCGGCCGTCGGTTACGCGAAGATCGCCTACAACATGCGCCGCGATCATCTGGACGACGTCAACGTTCGCCGCGCACTGTCCTACGGTGTGCCCAAGGAGGACTGGGTCGAACTCGTTCGTGACGGCATGGGAACGGTGACCCACACGACGATCTCGGAGGCCGTCGAGTTCTGGCACAACCCCGATGTCGAGCAGTTCGACGAGGATCTCGACGCTGCACGAGCGGAACTCGCCGAAGGCGGATACGGCTGGGACGACGACGGAATGCTCCACTACGGCGCAGACCAGTAG
- a CDS encoding ABC transporter permease: protein MGLREFVIRRVLQLIVTFWAFFTILFVLFRMMPGDPTSMFILDGMTPEQREQRIAELGLDQPLYVQYVEYARQLLTGDFGQSFIYRDPVMDIIVVRFMNTIVLMATALFFAYVIGITFGALMGWWRDSKFERGGIVVALIARSSPEFWVGIVLLSVFVYWLGWFPSSGMRTTGGELGGGFIARYGSVDFLRHLFLPALTGAIVYLATPTLLMRSTMLDVLNADFIEIKKAEGLPERTVLYKHAARNSILPVVTVAAIATGAAMGGSVVIETVFNWPGMGREMVRAVNNNDYPVAMAAFFLMGSVVIIMNFVADLAYVYLDPRVEYE from the coding sequence ATGGGGCTGAGAGAGTTCGTCATCAGGCGCGTTCTCCAGCTCATCGTGACGTTCTGGGCGTTCTTTACGATCCTGTTCGTCCTGTTCCGGATGATGCCCGGCGATCCGACGTCGATGTTCATCCTCGACGGGATGACACCGGAACAGCGCGAACAACGGATCGCCGAACTCGGGCTCGATCAGCCACTGTACGTTCAGTACGTCGAATACGCCAGGCAACTGCTGACCGGAGACTTCGGCCAGTCGTTCATCTACCGCGACCCGGTCATGGACATCATCGTCGTCCGGTTCATGAACACGATCGTGCTGATGGCGACGGCGCTGTTTTTCGCGTACGTCATCGGGATTACGTTCGGGGCTCTCATGGGCTGGTGGCGCGATTCGAAGTTCGAGCGCGGTGGCATCGTTGTCGCGCTCATCGCTCGATCCTCCCCCGAGTTTTGGGTTGGGATCGTCCTCCTGTCGGTGTTCGTCTACTGGCTCGGCTGGTTCCCCTCGAGCGGAATGCGAACCACCGGTGGCGAACTCGGCGGCGGCTTCATCGCCCGATACGGCTCGGTCGATTTCCTCCGCCATCTGTTCCTGCCAGCCTTGACGGGCGCGATCGTCTATCTGGCGACGCCGACGCTCCTGATGCGGAGTACGATGCTCGACGTCCTCAACGCGGACTTCATCGAGATCAAGAAAGCGGAGGGGCTACCCGAGCGAACCGTCCTGTACAAACACGCCGCCAGAAACTCGATCTTGCCGGTCGTGACGGTCGCGGCGATCGCCACAGGTGCGGCGATGGGCGGTTCCGTCGTCATCGAGACGGTCTTCAACTGGCCCGGCATGGGGCGTGAGATGGTGCGCGCGGTGAACAACAACGATTACCCGGTCGCGATGGCCGCGTTCTTCCTCATGGGATCGGTCGTGATCATCATGAACTTCGTCGCCGACCTGGCCTACGTCTACCTCGATCCGAGGGTGGAGTACGAATGA
- a CDS encoding ABC transporter permease, giving the protein MSTETTSPIDNAMGKVGSSVDFVRDKLEVFEGDRLGQIGLAILLVFVFVGIFARPITIDFLNITIPGLAPHDPTERGIGGRLESPSAAHPLGTTDLGRDVLSQLIVGTRVTLVVGTLAAFMAVFIGTNIGLISAYFGGIVDDVLMRITDIVYGLPFLPFAIVLVAILGSSIVNIIAAIVLILWRSTARVIRSQVLSHKQRPYVESAQAIGASNVRIMYRHILPNVLPLAFLYAAFAVAYSVIAEASLAFLGFGDPNMLSWGKMIFEVRTANAVREAWWWVFPPGIAIMLFVMSVFFIGRTLEKVVNPELRHQE; this is encoded by the coding sequence ATGAGCACTGAAACGACATCCCCCATCGACAACGCGATGGGCAAAGTGGGGAGCAGCGTCGACTTCGTTCGGGACAAACTCGAGGTGTTCGAGGGTGACCGACTCGGGCAGATTGGCCTGGCCATCCTGCTCGTGTTCGTCTTCGTCGGCATCTTCGCCCGACCGATCACGATCGACTTCCTCAATATAACGATTCCGGGGCTCGCACCCCACGATCCGACCGAACGGGGCATCGGTGGGCGACTCGAGAGTCCGTCTGCGGCACACCCGCTGGGGACGACCGACCTCGGTCGTGACGTCCTCTCACAGCTCATCGTCGGCACGCGCGTGACGCTGGTCGTCGGCACGCTGGCGGCGTTCATGGCGGTGTTCATCGGCACGAACATCGGCCTCATCAGCGCCTACTTCGGCGGTATCGTCGACGACGTGCTCATGCGAATCACGGACATCGTCTACGGCTTGCCGTTCTTGCCGTTCGCGATCGTGCTCGTCGCGATTCTTGGCAGCAGCATAGTCAACATCATCGCGGCGATCGTGTTAATCCTGTGGCGCTCGACGGCACGTGTGATCCGGTCACAGGTGCTGAGTCACAAGCAACGACCGTACGTCGAGAGCGCACAGGCGATCGGTGCCAGCAACGTCCGAATTATGTATCGGCATATCCTGCCGAACGTCCTGCCACTGGCGTTCCTGTACGCGGCGTTCGCCGTCGCCTACTCGGTCATCGCCGAGGCGAGCCTCGCGTTCCTCGGCTTTGGCGACCCGAACATGCTCTCGTGGGGTAAGATGATCTTCGAGGTGCGCACCGCCAATGCCGTCCGCGAGGCGTGGTGGTGGGTCTTCCCACCGGGTATCGCCATCATGCTGTTCGTGATGTCGGTGTTCTTCATCGGCCGCACGCTCGAGAAAGTGGTCAATCCTGAACTGAGGCATCAAGAATGA